From Vicinamibacteria bacterium:
GCTCCGTCGTTTCGCTCAACGAGCCTCCCGAGCTTGCGGCGAGGGCGCGCGCTTTCGCCATGATGCGCTCGGGAAGAGCGAAGCCAGGGGGGCGCAGAACGGTCACGTCCATGCCTCTCTGCGCGGCCATGGCGACGGTCGAAGCCGGCACCGCGAGAGGAAGCTCCTTCGGGTGATAGGCCCAGCTGAGGACGAACTTCGCTCCGGCGCGGGGAATCGAGAGCTCATCCAGGGTCTTCCAGTCCGCGAGACTCTGCGTCGGATGAAGGATGGCGGACTCCATGTTGATGTAAGGCACGGTGCAGAGCTCGACGAGGGCGCGAAAGTCACGATCTTCGACGTCGTCGTCGAGATGCCTTCGCGGGGCAAAGGCACGGATGCCAATGGCATCGGCATAGGAGCAAAGCGCCGGCACGGCTTCGCGAACGTGCTCGGCCGCATCGCCATCCATGATGACGCCACGTCGCGTCTCGAGCTTATGGA
This genomic window contains:
- a CDS encoding N-acetylornithine carbamoyltransferase, which gives rise to LETARWLEATRQPRALEGKVLALLFLSPSLRTQASFQAAMARLGGSSFVISPQHNIHKLETRRGVIMDGDAAEHVREAVPALCSYADAIGIRAFAPRRHLDDDVEDRDFRALVELCTVPYINMESAILHPTQSLADWKTLDELSIPRAGAKFVLSWAYHPKELPLAVPASTVAMAAQRGMDVTVLRPPGFALPERIMAKARALAASSGGSLSETTERAEALEGASVLYAKSWSSTTRYGEDEGELRRGLAAWRVEESWFGNARPDCRFMHCLPVRRGVVVHDEILDGPRSVVQLQARNRMWGQMAVLHRMLA